A DNA window from Salvelinus fontinalis isolate EN_2023a chromosome 28, ASM2944872v1, whole genome shotgun sequence contains the following coding sequences:
- the LOC129826111 gene encoding mitochondrial-processing peptidase subunit alpha-like, which translates to MAAHMSHCRSWGRVQRFGIAVYRKYSSGSRYPNISLSAPLPGIPKPVFASVDGHEQCETKITTLENGLKVASQNKFGQFCTVGILVNSGSRHETKYPSGIAHFLEKLAFSSTAQYGSKDEILLTLEKHGGICDCQTSRDTTMYAVSAEVKGLDTVVSLLSDAVLQPRLLDEEIEMTRMAVRFELEDLNMRPDPEPLLTEMIHAAAYRGNTVGLPRFCPVDNVEKIDKKLLHTYLRSYYCPERMVLAGVGIEHEQLVACARKYLLDVKPVWGASTPTNVDLSVAQYTGGIVRMDKDMSDVSLGPTPIPELTHIMIGLESCSFLEEDFIPFAVLNMMMGGGGSFSAGGPGKGMFTRLYLNVLNRHHWMYNATSYHHSYEDSGLLCIHASADPRQVREMVEIITREFIQMAGTAGEMELARAKTQLKSMLMMNLESRPVIFEDVGRQVLATGKRKLPHELCDLISNITASDIKRVTTKMLRSKPAVAALGDLTEMPSYEHIQAALSSKDGRLPRMYRLFR; encoded by the exons ATGGCGGCGCACATGTCGCATTGTAGAAGTTGGGGCCGTGTTCAGAG GTTTGGAATTGCAGTATATAGAAAGTACAGCAGTGGCAGCAGATATCCAAATATCTCACTCTCTGCACCGTTACCAGGGATCCCTAAACCAGTGTTTGCGTCCGTTGACGGGCATGAGCAATGCGAGACTAAAATCACTACTTTGGAAAATGGCCTTAAAGTAGCATCTCAAAACAAGTTTGGTCAATTCTGCACTGTTGGAA TTTTAGTAAATTCAGGATCCAGACATGAGACAAAATACCCCAGTGGAATTGcacactttttggagaaactGGCCTTTTCT TCCACAGCCCAGTATGGCAGTAAAGATGAAATTCTTCTCACACTTGAAAAACATGGAGGGATCTGTGACTGCCAAACATCCAG AGACACCACCATGTATGCCGTCTCTGCCGAGGTGAAGGGACTGGACACGGTAGTCAGCCTGCTCTCTGATGCTGTATTGCAGCCACGCCTGCTAG ATGAGGAGATTGAGATGACTAGGATGGCAGTGCGCTTTGAGCTGGAGGATCTGAACATGAGGCCTGACCCTGAACCTTTACTGACAGAGATGATCCACGCA GCAGCATATCGGGGGAACACTGTTGGGTTGCCTCGCTTCTGTCCAGTAGACAACGTGGAGAAGATCGACAAGAAGCTGCTACACACGTACCTGCGGAGCTACTACTGCCCAGAGCGTATGGTGCTAGCCGGTGTGGGCATCGAACATGAACAACTGGTGGCCTGCGCCAGGAAATATCTGCTGGATGTGAAGCCAGTAtggggagccagtacgcctaccaATGTCGACCTGTCTGTGGCACAGTACACTGGTGGAATCGTAAGG ATGGATAAGGATATGTCAGATGTGAGCCTTGGCCCCACTCCCATCCCTGAGCTCACCCACATCATGATTGGCCTGGAAAGCTGCTCGTTCCTG GAGGAGGACTTCATCCCATTTGCCGTCCTCAACATGATGATGGGTGGAGGCGGGTCCTTCTCAGCGGGGGGTCCTGGGAAAGGCATGTTCACTCGGCTTTACCTGAACGTGCTCAACAG GCATCATTGGATGTACAATGCCACCTCATACCATCACAGTTACGAGGACAGCGGCCTGCTGTGTATCCATGCCAGTGCAGACCCCAgacag GTTCGGGAAATGGTGGAGATTATAACCAGAGAGTTTATTCAGATGGCTGGGACAGCAGGAGAG ATGGAGTTGGCGAGAGCGAAAACGCAGCTCAAGTCCATGCTGATGATGAACCTGGAGTCGCGGCCGGTTATCTTTGAGGATGTCGGCCGACAGGTTCTAGCCACAGGGAAGAGGAAGCTGCCACACGAGCTGTGTGACCTCATCA GTAACATTACAGCAAGCGATATCAAGAGGGTCACAACCAAGATGCTACGCAGCAAGCCAGCAGTAGCAGCGCTAGGAGACTTGACTGAGATGCCCTCCTATGAGCACATCCAAGCTGCCCTGTCCAGCAAGGACGGGCGCCTGCCTCGCATGTACCGCCTCTTCCGATAG
- the LOC129826108 gene encoding peroxidasin homolog yields the protein MLESMSVCGPPALASHLWLLIFSCSLHSQPALSDLVFSTLPEDSVGVLGAPLTLHCAVSDSSRQGALSVRWERASGEAAALSPGPDKGIHQVANGSLFFPQLREGDLGRYVCSAGIGAKHIRTVVHVMEAELEAVLFSPQSQTVSEGQAVFLQCVSGNSSPPAHITWLKDNTLFTKGTQIQGQYGGGNQRKTSGTLHLSNVLVEDDGEYVCVTHNALVNSSLESKAATLTVQGVPTGLQITQGPDNLTIAMETEVSMCCAARGFPAPTVQWFKDSHLLVNSSGLSLQNKGQLLVFKNVSEEDEGSYHCEARNERETVRSQPAYLLPAEMEWNFVLQPTNQTVRMGDSVTLVCRPPYSRPPATVSWFKNNRLLTTKTHFTVGPNGDLIFHSAHDTDRGVYFCRASNIHLYRSVTSRTARLNVFGKTSHMAWVYYSLALCLYRRYYILCLYRIYYILCLYRRYYILCLYRRYYILCLYRRYYILCLYRRY from the exons ATGCTGgagtctatgtctgtctgtggtccCCCTGCTCTGGCCTCTCACCTTTGGCTGCTCATTTTCTCCTGCTCTCTTCACAGTCAACCAGCCCTGTCTGACCTTG TGTTCTCCACCCTTCCAGAGGATAGTGTTGGTGTGCTGGGTGCtcccctcacactacactgtgcAGTGTCTGACTCCAGCCGCCAGGGGGCACTGTCTGTTCGATGGGAAAGGGCCAGCGGAGAGGCAGCAGCACTGAGTCCTGGTCCTGACAAAGGGATCCACCAAGTGGCCAACGGATCTCTGTTCTTCCCCCAGCTGAGagagggggacctggggagatATGTCTGTAGTGCAGGCATTGGAGCCAAACACATCAGGACTGTTGTCCATGTGATGGAAGCTG AGCTGGAGGCAGTGTTATTTAGTCCTCAGTCTCAGACGGTCAGTGAGGGTCAGGCAGTGTTCCTCCAGTGTGTCTCAGGGAACAGCTCACCCCCTGCACACATCACCTGGCTCAAAGACAACACACTCTTCACCAAAGGCACTCAGATTCAG GGCCAATATGGAGGGGGTAACCAGAGGAAGACCTCAGGCACTCTGCACCTCTCTAATGTCTTAGTAGAGGACGACGGGGAATACGTCTGTGTCACACACAACGCCTTAGTGAACAGCAGCCTGGAGAGCAAGGCGGCTACACTCACTGTACAAG GAGTCCCTACAGGGCTGCAGATCACCCAGGGCCCTGACAACCTCACCATCGCCATGGAGACAGAGGTCTCCATGTGCTGTGCTGCCCGAGGCTTCCCAGCTCCCACAGTGCAATGGTTCAAAGACAGCCATCTCCTGGTGAACAGCTCCGGCTTGAGTTTGCAGAACAAGGGACAGCTGCTTGTGTTCAA GAATGTGTCTGAGGAAGATGAGGGTTCCTACCACTGTGAGGCCAGGAATGAGAGGGAGACTGTCAGATCTCAGCCTGCCTATCTCCTCCCAGCAG aGATGGAATGGAACTTTGTCCTGCAGCCCACCAACCAGACAGTGAGGATGGGAGACTCTGTTACTCTGGTCTGCAGACCCCCCTACAGCAGGCCTCCAGCCACGGTGTCCTGGTTCAAGAACAACCGCCTCCTCACTACCAAGACACACTTCACTGTTGGGCCTAATGGAGACCTCATCttccacag TGCCCATGACACAGACAGGGGAGTGTACTTCTGCAGAGCGTCCAACATCCACCTGTACAGATCTGTGACCTCTAGAACAGCCAGACTGAACGTTTTTGGTAAGACATCACACATGGCGTGGGTTTATTATTCACTAGCCTTGTGTCTGTATAGGAGATATTATATTCTGTGTCTGTATAGGATATATTATATTCTGTGTCTGTATAGGAGATATTATATTCTGTGTCTGTATAGGAGATATTATATTCTGTGTCTGTATAGGAGATATTATATTCTGTGTCTGTATAGGAGATATTGA